The Helicobacter fennelliae nucleotide sequence TGCAGGCACGAGCGAGGGTATAGAGATAAGCAAGGAAGAGTTTTTGCAATTCACAAAAAACCGATTGTGATGTATTTTGGCGACTTCATACCAAAGAGCAGGAAGGAGGCGAGGGAATATCCGCTCAGTTATGCGTGGAATGTGCGGCTAGAGCTTGCCAGAAAATGGGCGGAGCTCATAAACGCTAATGGTGGCAATGCCAATGTAGTGCATCTGCCCGAAATTGGGCTAAAGGGCAACACACATTTTCCTTTTGCTGACTTGAATAATCGTAAAGTTGCCGCACTTTTAAAGACATGGCTAAAAACAAAGGGTTTTTATGAATGATTTGGGAAAGGCAAAATATAGGCTTACACGATAAAAGTCCTCTTAAGTCGTATAGTGTCGTTTATATGTGAAATATTAAGGAGAAAAAATGACAAGCAAAACAAACGATACAAATTATATGTGCCACATAAAAGCGCGCATAGAATCTTCACCAAATTTTAAAAATGGCAGGGCACAAAATAGAGGCCAATAGGGCGCGTGAGATTGAAGCACAGAATCTGTGTCTATAACGCCAGATCTGAGAGGCAAGATTCTGTACTTTCTATGTGAGAATCCAGCGCGCAGAGATACAGGATATAGGACTTTAATCTATTTTTGATGCTTGATAGCACCAAATCCTACTGACTATGTCCAAAGCTTTCCTATACACCAGCGCAGTGGAGTGTTGAGATGATTAGCTATATATTATTTGCTCCATCTCTTTTGTGCTCAAATAAACTCCAAAAATATGCTTTATTTTTCCACTTATTTTTACTAACATATCGCCTGAATCCGTGAGCTTTTCTGCACCTTCTTCGTCTAAAATAATTTTAGATTCACTAGCTTTTTGCACTTTCAATACAACGCTTGAAGGAATATTATTGCGCAAACCTTGAAGTAGCTTACCATCTGGTCTCTGTGTGCCAAGCACAAGATGAATACCTGCTTGTCTAGCTTTTTCTGCAAGCCTTGCTATTTTGTCTTTACGTGTCTTATCGTTTTCTATAAGGTTATTTAATTCATCGATAATTACAATTTTATATTTAAAACCTAATGCTAAAATATCATCACTTTTTGCTTTAGCTATGTGCAAATAGCGAGATTCCATTTCTTCTATTAGTGAGTCTAAAGTAGCATTAGCTTGTTGCATATCATAAATAAGTTCTGCTTTTTTGGCAAAAACATCAAATCCGCCCGCGCCATTTTTTGGGTCTATAATGATGACTTGTGTATTTTTGTTGTTTAAAAATGTGGCTACCATTACCTGCAAAAATACACTTTTGCCACTGCCTGTTGTACCTGCCACAAAGAGATGAGGACATTTAACTAAGTCAAAGCAAAAGGGTTTCTTATCTACACTCATACCAGCGAAAACGCCTAATGCAAAATTGTTTTTTTGCAAAGATTCTAAGCCGATTTTGTATTCCTTCATACCTAAATTCTGGTGCTCTAATTTTGGTTTTGTCACTTGGATGTTGTAGGTTTTTGAAAGTCCAGCACAAGATTCTATCAGCACAGGAAAACCAAGTTCTTCATCTAGGTCCTTAGTTTTTTTATGAAAATGATTAATTTTGGCAGAATCATTAAGCTCAATTTTGCATATGCGATGCCGATAAGAATCTTCTTCATTGACTAATTTTATTTCAATTGCAAAATTCTTAAAATACTGCTGGATTTTTGGAAAATAGATTAAGTTTTGATCGTTGTCTTTTGGGATGTCTAAAATTTGTTTTTGTTTTAAGTTTTCTTCACCAAAATCCAAATTATCAAGTAGCCACTGATAAAAACAATCCCTAGATTTAAAAGAAATGCTCATTTCATATAGTCCGCGCTGGATGTATTTACTAAGAATCTCTATATATGTCTTTTCATCTTCAAAGATATTAATATTGTTGTTTTCTAGTTCTTCTTTATGTTGAATACTAAAAAATGCTCGCAATAAAATATCAAAATCCTCATTTTTATCTTTCCCCT carries:
- a CDS encoding FtsK/SpoIIIE domain-containing protein is translated as MADFYTTNHEENLINRIIGKDGLDFNMQGNDLPKYIILRIAIARALVCKKLSLDSSDWENKKMKGERGKEYHLEQITGKGKDKNEDFDILLRAFFSIQHKEELENNNINIFEDEKTYIEILSKYIQRGLYEMSISFKSRDCFYQWLLDNLDFGEENLKQKQILDIPKDNDQNLIYFPKIQQYFKNFAIEIKLVNEEDSYRHRICKIELNDSAKINHFHKKTKDLDEELGFPVLIESCAGLSKTYNIQVTKPKLEHQNLGMKEYKIGLESLQKNNFALGVFAGMSVDKKPFCFDLVKCPHLFVAGTTGSGKSVFLQVMVATFLNNKNTQVIIIDPKNGAGGFDVFAKKAELIYDMQQANATLDSLIEEMESRYLHIAKAKSDDILALGFKYKIVIIDELNNLIENDKTRKDKIARLAEKARQAGIHLVLGTQRPDGKLLQGLRNNIPSSVVLKVQKASESKIILDEEGAEKLTDSGDMLVKISGKIKHIFGVYLSTKEMEQIIYS